The Parvularculales bacterium DNA segment GACTATCACGCTCAATGGCAACAATATGCTGTGCGCCACGTTCCAGAAGCGCCCTTGTGAGTCCACCTGGACCTGGACCTACTTCCAGTACAGTATCGTTGGAGCATATATCAGCAGCACGGGCGATACGTTCGGTTATGTTAAGGTCTAAAATAAAGTTCTGCCCGAGAGATTTGCGGGTGGTAAGTTTGTGTTGCCGTATTACTTCACGTAAGGGGGGCAAATCTGGAGGCTGGTTCATGGGTGCTGTTTGGCGTGACGGGTACGTTTTGTGTGTACACAGATTCCGGCGAGGCATAAGGCTGCTATGAGACTAGAGGGGTTTGCGCGTCCTTGACCGGCAATATCTTGCGCGGGCCCGTGATCTGGTGAGGTGCGCACGATGGGTAACCCAAGGGTTACGTTGACGCTTCTTCCAAAGCTTATGGTCTTGATGGGGATAAGTGCTTGGTCGTGATACATGCACAAAATCACGTCATAACCACCTTGGCGGTTAGTATGAAACAAACTATCTGCTGAAAATGGACCTGAGATGTCAAATTCTTCCGATTGTAATCGCTTGATGGCGGGAATAATGATGCTTTGCTCTTCATTGCCAATGTCTCCATCTTCTCCGGCATGAGGATTAAGCCCCGCAACAGCAAATCGTGGCTGATGTATGCCGAAATCACTGCGTAACCCATGAGCGGCAGCGCGCACAGTCTTTGTTAGTAGGGTAGCGGTTAAGGTGGTCGATACAGTGGCTAAAGGAATATGGCGGGTGACAGGAATAACTTTTAAGTCAGGGCAAGTCAGCATCATTACAGGAAATGGTGCCTGTGCGCACGTAAGTTTTCCCAGATAATGAGCGAGATATTCCGTATGGCCCGCATGGTGAAGACGTGCTTGTGCAAACACAGACTTGCGTACCGGATTAGTAACAAGGCCACCAGCACTTCCCTGCCATGCGAGGCGCGCACCCTGCTGGATGGAGGCTAAAGTGATGTTGGAAGTGGTGGTTGTATCAGGGGGCAGGACGGGTAAAGCCTTCTGGAAGACAGAAAGAGCCTCCTGTGGGCTTTCAATTGAGGCAATGGATACCGGTAAGCTTAGGTGAGTGGCACAGGATTCTATGTGCTCGGGGTCATCTATGGCAAAAAACGGTGGCATGTTATATTGCACCCGCCCTTGCCATGCTTTTAGGGTAATCTCGCGACCAATGCCGGATGCATCTCCTGTGGTGAGTGCCAGTGGTCCTGTCATGAGTGCATCCTCAACGTCTAATGCTGTCAGTATCAGTGCGCTTAACGAATATCAACGACAGCACTGCGGCGTAAATCGCGCAAATAACGCCGTGCTACCATTTCTAACTCTCGATTGTACAAATCATCCTCAATCATATCTCTCGTCACAGCAATACCTGTATCGTTCTGACGATCACATACGAGAACGACTTCTATGCCTCGCGGAGAGCGTTGCGGAGGGATGATATCGCCAGCATTCTTTGACTGGAGAATAGCCTGTTGCCGATCATCAACCTGACCTGCCATAATAGTATTCACGCTGTCAATTTGAAAGTTGAGGTCTTCAATGAGAGGGGCGATATTCTCGCAACTTGTAAATCTCTCAAGAAGAGAGTTGATCCGGTTCTGGGCTAAAATTACGTCGGCCCGGCTAGCATCCGCTTCAAGGGGAGCTAAAACGTGCATCAACCGGAATTGATTACGCTGAGCATCGGCTTCATTGCCTATAGTCTTATCAATAAGGGCTAGGATGTAATAACCATCAGAGGCGCGAATAGGGGCAGATATACTGTTGGGCCTCATGGTGCGAATGACTCGCGTTAGTTCCGGTGCTAGCTGGTCTTCTTGTATCCAGCCAAGATTGCCGCCCTGTGCCGCTGTGGGAGATTCGCTAAAGCGCGCTGCTATAGCTGGAAAGGACGCCCCACGCTGAAGTTCTTGAGATAACCGCCGCGCTGTTTGGGCTACAATGGTAGATTCACGAGCATTGTCAAACGCTAGAAATATCTCACCTAATTGATAACGGGGCTTGTCAAAAGCTTTCTGCATGCGTTGGTATTGTTCGTTAATTTCATTGTCGCTAAGAGCGATGTCAGAGCCAAATCTTCCAATCAGCAATTTATCCCATGTGGCGTTGGCGTATGCCTGATGCTGGAGGGTCTGAGGGTCAATTTCTTTGCGCTCTAGAAAATCAAGTAAGCCTTCTGTATCCATATCATTCTGGTTTGCAATCCGATCAATATACTCATTTAGATCGTCAACATTAATACTGACTTCTAAGCGGCTTCCTTCTTGAATCTTTATTTGTTCATTAATCAGAGAGCGAACTACTTGATCACGGATACGTTCTTCGTTTTCTGGTGTATGCTCAAGGGCAGCTGTTGCAAAAATGAGTTTTAATCTCTGTTCAACGTCATAATCAGAAATCAGCTTGTCATTGACAATAACTGCGATGCCCTGCTCTTCCCGTGGTAGAGAGGTGAGCGAGTCTGGAGAAACAGTTGGAGACGTACTTTGGATTACCGTTGATCTTGATTCTGTTGTTGGTTGAGTTCCTGTTTCTAGTTGAACTTGAGCATTGGCGTACTCGGGCGCTATAGAAACCAAAGCGCAAATGAGAAATCTCACTAAAAGGGCGCGTTGGCACTGAAGGGAAATCAGAGAATATATATTTACTTTTTTTATCATAATTATAGTGGCTTTTTATACGACAGATAGAATCATAAAGGAGAGTTACCTAGCAATGATGCGGGGACGCTAGTCTACCCTTCGAATAAACCTTAATCCACAAAAACCATAATCTAAGAGGGGATAATGGAAGTTAACCCTCTCCGGCGGGTAGGTTCTTGAGGGTAAGGGTAGGGGGGTGGGGCTTCAGGATACGGGGCATGGAGAGGAGAAGAGGAAGAAGCCAGAGATAACAGAGTATCAATCAGAAAGACGTCTCGTTTTTGCCATCATCCAATGCTGTAGTGAATTGAGTGCCTCCTAGCGTTTTTAGACTAATTTGAACGTAAAGCCGTCTATTACTAGAGATATCACGATCCTCGGTAAAATCATTCTGCAAAGCCATGTCTACAATAAGACATTCGTCCTCATAGCGTAGACCGGTATCACCTTTGATGGTTCTTTCTGTCGTCAGATTACGCCGCCATGATCCATAAGCCGTCCAGTTCTGATGAATGTTGGCAGAGAATTTAAAGCGTGCTTCTTTGTTGACTTCAGTATCTGAAGCTAAATCCCCGGATAGTTTTACATAACCGGCGTCCAGTTGAAAAATACCGAATTGAGTTTTCAGATTAATATCATTGCGTCTGACAGCAAAATCTTCATGATCAAGGCGAACTCGATGTTCTAGAGATAGCCATGGAGCGAGCGTGAGGCTTATAAGACCCACATAGTCAGAGCGACGACCCGCAAGGCTAGGATTTCCTGCAAAAGCCTTCTCGGAGTGCGTACGATAGACCTGTCCAAAGAGAAATTGCGCGCTATTATGGCTATTAGTTCCTACAATGGTCATTTTGACGCCGACATTAGCGCGTATACCACCTTCCCAACGGTCAAAGCCGGAAGAGCGATTGAGGGCAAAGAGATTAGTCTCGTCTAATTCTACACTGAGGCTATCTTCATTGGGGATTTTATCGCGATTTCGACTTTCTGGCGCAACAAAAAGCTGAGCAATAGGCTCAAGAATTTGATTGAATCCCGTACCGTTGTGAACGAGAGGAAGTCGCCATTCAAGGCCTGCGGTTGGCAAGAAACGACCAGTCCACTGTTCGCCAGATTCTCTAACAGGCTGTCTTGTATTGTCTGGAATATCCGTGACGGAATAGATATCGCCACGTACTTGAGCTAAGGTTTTCCACGCGCCGCCAGCAGTATCATAAAATTGCCGCTGCCATGTAAGAGCATTAGATAATCGTCGTGAAGTGGCCCCTTTTTTACGAGTAAGTATCATCAAATTACTATCAATGGTTACAACGCCGCCCTGAACAAGTTCAGGCCATAAATGGCTATAACTCGCTAGGGGAGTAACGACGGGTAAGATCGCTCGTTGATTTTTGTCTAGTAGGTTTTGAAAATGATATCCGGTAACGGATCCATAATTCAAACCAGATTGGTTCTCTACATATAGGCGCGACACAAGATCTGTGCTGTCAGTAATGTTATAGCGACGTAAAAACGTATCATCCGTTGTTGTTTCTAAATCAACGCCCCATCGTGTTTCTTCGTCAATATCAAATTGTCCGCGTACAAATAGACTTCCTCGGAACATTTTGCCATTGGGGCCTCGGGCTGATGCATCCTGAGTGAGAATCCCAGAAGCTCGAACGGTATAAGTGCCTGAGTGCAATCTATGCCGCCATTCATTATGGAGTAGAAGGCCACTTTTGGTGTAATATTGCGGAGTAACAGTTAAATCGTAATTTGGTGCTAAACTCCAGAACCAAGGGGTTTCTACATAAGCGCCCAAATCTGAGGAGATTCCAACATTGGGAGCCAAAAAGCCTGTTTGCCGTTTAACGAGTGGGTCAGGTTGAATTAGAAACGGCAACCAAGCGACCGGTATTCCGAAAAACTCCAAACGGGCATTCTCATAGCGAATGGTCTGCACTTTTGTGTCGTGAACAACCTTACCAGCCTTGATTTGCCACAACGGAACCTTGCTCTCTCTAGTTTCAGAAAGGCATAAACGGCAGGGACTGTAGACTACATTATGAAGCGTGCGCACATTGCCATCATCCGAAAGTTCACCTTGCTTTGCGGCCAGTCGTGCATTATCTGCCATTAGAAGAGAGGGCATTAAAACCAAGCTGCTGTTCAGGCTATCGTCAAGTTCTATACTATCGGCAGAAATGACATTACCCTCAGAATCTATAATTCGTACAGAGCCACTCGCGTGGGCAGTACCACTTTTTTGGTCATATCGTATGTAATTGGCCAAGAGAGTGTGATTGTTATGGGTAAGTTCTACATTGCCCTCAGCGGTTATCACCATGGTGACTTCATTGTATGACAAAACATCAGCCTGAATGAGAACGCGCCCTGTGGTTAAGTCGTCTAACGGGTTTAAGGGAGGCGTCGTTTGCTCATAGGCAAACGAATGAACGCTCACTAGAGTGATAATCAGCATGAAAAACAGGTTAATGATTTTAAAAAATTGCACGATAGCTATGTAGTGTCCATCCATTTGCTGGGTGATATCGGAGTTGCTATCCATCTTCTTGATAAATTAGGATAGTAAGAGTAAAGCAAGCTGTGATCAGGGTTGGACCCCAAGCGGCTAGATAGACAGGGACGACTTCGGAATCTCCCAATATGGAAAAGAATTGGCTTAAAAAGAAAAATATGAATCCCGCCGGAATTCCCCCTAGCCAAAGACGTCTTGTTTTTGCAGAGCGATCTAAATTAAGCGGAAAGATAGCTGCTAGAAGAGCCATAACGCACATCAAAGCAGGGAGAATCATGAGTTCAAGATAGTGAAGGCGGTATTGGGTAGTAGAAAACCCTGCAGATTCAGCAAGCTTGGCAGTTTGATTGAGGCTCCAAAACGAGACAGTACGTGGTTCAACGAAACCTTTTAATATCTGCTCTGCGGTGAGGGTGGAAGGTTGCCGATAGGAAGGGAGAAATTCGCTTGTCTGGTCACGAT contains these protein-coding regions:
- the lptD gene encoding LPS assembly protein LptD, which gives rise to MDSNSDITQQMDGHYIAIVQFFKIINLFFMLIITLVSVHSFAYEQTTPPLNPLDDLTTGRVLIQADVLSYNEVTMVITAEGNVELTHNNHTLLANYIRYDQKSGTAHASGSVRIIDSEGNVISADSIELDDSLNSSLVLMPSLLMADNARLAAKQGELSDDGNVRTLHNVVYSPCRLCLSETRESKVPLWQIKAGKVVHDTKVQTIRYENARLEFFGIPVAWLPFLIQPDPLVKRQTGFLAPNVGISSDLGAYVETPWFWSLAPNYDLTVTPQYYTKSGLLLHNEWRHRLHSGTYTVRASGILTQDASARGPNGKMFRGSLFVRGQFDIDEETRWGVDLETTTDDTFLRRYNITDSTDLVSRLYVENQSGLNYGSVTGYHFQNLLDKNQRAILPVVTPLASYSHLWPELVQGGVVTIDSNLMILTRKKGATSRRLSNALTWQRQFYDTAGGAWKTLAQVRGDIYSVTDIPDNTRQPVRESGEQWTGRFLPTAGLEWRLPLVHNGTGFNQILEPIAQLFVAPESRNRDKIPNEDSLSVELDETNLFALNRSSGFDRWEGGIRANVGVKMTIVGTNSHNSAQFLFGQVYRTHSEKAFAGNPSLAGRRSDYVGLISLTLAPWLSLEHRVRLDHEDFAVRRNDINLKTQFGIFQLDAGYVKLSGDLASDTEVNKEARFKFSANIHQNWTAYGSWRRNLTTERTIKGDTGLRYEDECLIVDMALQNDFTEDRDISSNRRLYVQISLKTLGGTQFTTALDDGKNETSF
- a CDS encoding peptidylprolyl isomerase, whose product is MIKKVNIYSLISLQCQRALLVRFLICALVSIAPEYANAQVQLETGTQPTTESRSTVIQSTSPTVSPDSLTSLPREEQGIAVIVNDKLISDYDVEQRLKLIFATAALEHTPENEERIRDQVVRSLINEQIKIQEGSRLEVSINVDDLNEYIDRIANQNDMDTEGLLDFLERKEIDPQTLQHQAYANATWDKLLIGRFGSDIALSDNEINEQYQRMQKAFDKPRYQLGEIFLAFDNARESTIVAQTARRLSQELQRGASFPAIAARFSESPTAAQGGNLGWIQEDQLAPELTRVIRTMRPNSISAPIRASDGYYILALIDKTIGNEADAQRNQFRLMHVLAPLEADASRADVILAQNRINSLLERFTSCENIAPLIEDLNFQIDSVNTIMAGQVDDRQQAILQSKNAGDIIPPQRSPRGIEVVLVCDRQNDTGIAVTRDMIEDDLYNRELEMVARRYLRDLRRSAVVDIR
- the pdxA gene encoding 4-hydroxythreonine-4-phosphate dehydrogenase PdxA yields the protein MTGPLALTTGDASGIGREITLKAWQGRVQYNMPPFFAIDDPEHIESCATHLSLPVSIASIESPQEALSVFQKALPVLPPDTTTTSNITLASIQQGARLAWQGSAGGLVTNPVRKSVFAQARLHHAGHTEYLAHYLGKLTCAQAPFPVMMLTCPDLKVIPVTRHIPLATVSTTLTATLLTKTVRAAAHGLRSDFGIHQPRFAVAGLNPHAGEDGDIGNEEQSIIIPAIKRLQSEEFDISGPFSADSLFHTNRQGGYDVILCMYHDQALIPIKTISFGRSVNVTLGLPIVRTSPDHGPAQDIAGQGRANPSSLIAALCLAGICVHTKRTRHAKQHP